A region of Solibacillus isronensis DNA encodes the following proteins:
- a CDS encoding DsrE/DsrF/DrsH-like family protein, with product MTNKVAIIAANGGLFDAYKVFNITTAAAASDKEVAIFFTFEGLNLIHKQGMHALEMPAGKEHFAEGFAKANVPAIPQLVEMAQDLGVKFIACQMTMDVMGLTKEDFVDGIEVGGAVTFLEYAKDAAPTLTF from the coding sequence ATGACAAACAAAGTAGCAATCATCGCAGCGAACGGCGGACTTTTCGATGCATATAAAGTATTCAATATCACAACGGCAGCAGCAGCTTCCGATAAAGAAGTCGCAATCTTTTTCACATTTGAAGGATTGAACCTCATTCATAAACAAGGGATGCATGCACTTGAAATGCCTGCTGGTAAAGAACACTTTGCGGAAGGCTTTGCCAAGGCGAATGTACCGGCAATTCCGCAATTAGTGGAAATGGCACAGGATTTAGGTGTGAAGTTTATCGCTTGTCAAATGACAATGGACGTAATGGGTCTGACAAAAGAAGATTTCGTGGATGGTATTGAAGTAGGCGGTGCGGTTACATTCCTTGAATACGCGAAGGATGCAGCACCAACGTTAACGTTTTAA
- a CDS encoding sulfurtransferase TusA family protein, whose protein sequence is MIKSDVQLDAKGLACPMPIVKTKKAMNDVAEGQVLEIQATDKGSVADIAAWSKTVGHQYIGSNEVDGVFYHYIRKCNPKISEAAEKTFEKTISNEDAVKQEGLILDVREAAEYAFGHIPGAKSIPMGELTTRMDELDKNETIYVICRTGTRSDMAAKQLAEAGFTKVYNVLPGMTGYEGELQKEVE, encoded by the coding sequence ATGATTAAATCAGACGTACAACTTGATGCAAAAGGTTTAGCTTGCCCAATGCCGATTGTGAAAACGAAAAAAGCGATGAATGACGTGGCAGAAGGACAAGTGCTGGAAATTCAGGCGACAGACAAAGGTTCGGTAGCGGATATAGCGGCATGGTCGAAAACTGTCGGCCACCAATATATCGGATCCAATGAAGTAGATGGTGTGTTTTATCACTATATTCGTAAATGTAATCCGAAAATCAGTGAAGCAGCAGAAAAAACATTTGAAAAAACAATTTCAAATGAAGATGCAGTGAAACAAGAAGGGTTAATTTTGGATGTCCGTGAAGCAGCAGAATATGCTTTCGGCCATATCCCGGGAGCAAAATCAATTCCTATGGGCGAATTAACAACACGAATGGATGAACTCGATAAAAATGAAACAATTTATGTCATTTGCCGTACAGGTACACGCTCAGATATGGCAGCAAAACAACTGGCTGAAGCTGGATTTACAAAAGTATACAACGTCTTGCCTGGAATGACAGGCTATGAAGGCGAATTACAGAAAGAGGTAGAGTAA
- a CDS encoding rhodanese-like domain-containing protein — MKTILPEQVQAKLEAGEAIHLIDVREVAEVEAGHIPGVTHIPLGLLEFRMHELDKKIPYIMVCRSGGRSGQATAFLESQGFDVTNMTGGMLEWNGEVK, encoded by the coding sequence ATGAAAACTATTTTACCAGAACAAGTTCAAGCAAAATTAGAAGCCGGCGAAGCGATTCATTTAATCGATGTTCGCGAAGTGGCAGAAGTAGAAGCAGGCCATATTCCAGGTGTTACACATATTCCATTAGGACTGCTGGAATTCCGCATGCACGAATTGGATAAAAAAATCCCGTATATTATGGTTTGCCGTTCAGGCGGCCGCAGTGGTCAGGCAACAGCATTTCTGGAATCGCAAGGGTTTGATGTGACGAATATGACAGGCGGTATGCTTGAATGGAATGGCGAAGTAAAATAA
- a CDS encoding rhodanese-like domain-containing protein, protein METILLIAVIAAFLIWRMKPAKGVNTLTTAQLKTVLNDKDKVFVDVRTPAEYKARNVKQFKNIPLGSDFSKLPKDKEIVVICQSGMRSKQACNQLKKLGYEQVTNVRGGMSAY, encoded by the coding sequence ATGGAAACAATCTTATTAATCGCCGTAATCGCAGCATTTTTGATCTGGCGTATGAAGCCGGCAAAAGGCGTCAATACGTTGACAACGGCACAGCTTAAAACAGTGCTCAATGACAAAGATAAAGTTTTTGTCGATGTTCGCACACCTGCTGAGTATAAAGCGCGCAATGTGAAGCAGTTTAAAAATATCCCGCTTGGCTCCGATTTTTCGAAACTGCCAAAGGATAAGGAAATTGTAGTTATTTGCCAGAGCGGGATGCGTTCGAAACAGGCTTGTAATCAGCTGAAAAAATTAGGCTATGAACAAGTGACAAATGTTCGTGGCGGCATGAGTGCATACTAA
- a CDS encoding DsrE/DsrF/DrsH-like family protein: MGVGGLTLEKKRTTIVLFSGDYDKAMAAYIIANGAAAYEHEVTIFHTFWGINALRKQEPVAVKKGFLEKMFAKMMPRGAEKLGLSKMQMLGMGPKMIKHVMNKHNALTLTQLIEMAQEQDIKLVTCTMTMDLLGLQQEELLDGIEYAGVAAYLADAEEGNINLFI; this comes from the coding sequence ATAGGGGTAGGGGGACTTACATTGGAAAAGAAAAGAACAACCATCGTATTATTCAGCGGTGATTACGACAAGGCAATGGCCGCTTATATTATTGCAAACGGTGCGGCAGCCTATGAACATGAAGTAACAATATTTCATACCTTCTGGGGTATCAATGCATTAAGAAAACAAGAACCGGTAGCGGTTAAAAAAGGTTTCCTTGAAAAAATGTTTGCCAAAATGATGCCGCGTGGTGCAGAGAAACTAGGTTTATCAAAAATGCAAATGCTGGGCATGGGCCCTAAAATGATCAAGCACGTTATGAATAAGCATAATGCATTGACGTTGACACAGTTAATTGAAATGGCGCAGGAACAGGACATTAAGCTTGTGACATGTACAATGACCATGGATTTACTGGGACTTCAACAAGAAGAATTACTGGACGGCATTGAGTATGCCGGTGTGGCCGCTTATTTGGCGGATGCTGAAGAAGGAAACATAAACTTATTCATATAA